The Aureimonas mangrovi genome includes a region encoding these proteins:
- the rpoZ gene encoding DNA-directed RNA polymerase subunit omega encodes MARVTVEDCVDKVENRFELVLLASHRARLIAQGQPITIDRDNDKNPVVALREIADETLSPDDLKEDLIHSLQKHVEVDEPEPQAPSAGAITQGSDSSAAAADALAANGEDDNIAFDRMSEDDLLAGIEGLVPPEKNDDF; translated from the coding sequence ATGGCCCGCGTCACCGTAGAAGACTGCGTCGATAAGGTCGAGAACCGCTTCGAGCTCGTGCTCCTCGCTAGCCACCGCGCCCGCCTCATCGCGCAGGGCCAGCCGATCACCATCGACCGCGACAACGACAAGAACCCGGTCGTCGCGCTGCGCGAGATCGCCGACGAGACGCTCTCGCCCGACGACCTGAAGGAAGACCTGATTCACTCGCTGCAGAAGCACGTCGAAGTGGATGAGCCGGAGCCGCAGGCGCCTTCGGCCGGCGCGATCACGCAAGGGTCGGATTCGTCCGCCGCGGCCGCCGATGCGCTCGCCGCCAATGGCGAGGACGACAACATCGCCTTCGACCGCATGTCCGAGGACGATCTCCTCGCAGGCATCGAGGGCCTGGTGCCGCCCGAGAAGAACGACGATTTCTGA
- a CDS encoding uracil-DNA glycosylase: MPLPAVPSDCPLCPRLAAFRHEWRAKEPGWHNAPVPEFLPEGGAQAVRLLVVGLAPGLRGANRTGRPFTGDYAGDLLYATLKRFGFARGTFAARPDDGLTLIDAAIVNAVRCVPPQNKPTGPEINTCRQFLTPAIGASPRLSVIVTLGRIAHDSTVRALGARLKDAPFAHAAQTRIGGIDIVSSYHCSRYNTNTGRLTEAMFTDVFEKARAALDA, from the coding sequence ATGCCCCTCCCCGCTGTCCCGTCCGACTGCCCGCTCTGCCCGCGCCTTGCCGCCTTCCGCCACGAATGGCGCGCGAAGGAGCCCGGCTGGCACAACGCTCCGGTGCCCGAGTTCCTGCCCGAAGGCGGCGCACAGGCCGTGCGCCTCCTCGTCGTGGGCCTCGCGCCGGGCCTGCGCGGCGCGAACCGCACCGGGCGCCCCTTCACCGGAGACTATGCGGGCGACCTTCTCTATGCCACGCTCAAGCGCTTCGGCTTCGCGCGCGGCACCTTCGCGGCGCGCCCGGACGACGGGCTGACGCTGATCGACGCCGCCATCGTCAATGCCGTGCGCTGTGTGCCGCCGCAGAACAAGCCGACGGGGCCGGAGATCAACACCTGCCGGCAGTTCCTCACCCCGGCGATCGGGGCTTCTCCGCGCCTCTCCGTCATCGTCACGCTCGGCCGCATCGCCCACGATTCGACGGTGCGCGCGCTGGGTGCCAGGCTGAAGGACGCCCCCTTCGCGCACGCTGCGCAAACGCGCATCGGCGGCATCGACATCGTCTCCAGCTACCATTGCTCGCGCTACAACACGAACACCGGCCGGCTGACCGAGGCGATGTTCACCGACGTCTTCGAGAAGGCGCGCGCGGCCCTCGACGCCTAG